Proteins from one Sulfurovum sp. TSL1 genomic window:
- a CDS encoding EAL domain-containing protein has translation MIVFFSHTLLNIRTDALVNEKYTSVANDIQFKTQSYIDAKKESILFIALSLAQDDRYINALASSAKPNFDLDTFIENLRLNTDYQNVWIQVSDEKGISLYRSWTDKNGDDLSKVRKDIIQMIHDPKVRSTISTGIYDMTFKAMVPILKDGKYMGTIEVISKFNSISRQLSNIGYESVLLVDRAYTDQIKRPFTKMFLDDYYIANLNASESNRHYIQNFGIEKLLHDKNTYIIDQKHNQFITKYVQKDINGKDMAYFILFYPLDKIDLSHINFFHNAILLFISLLIIGIYLVLQLLRSKHKKEKTDLKNQLLSKEIEEKNNELEEQHDFLQKVINGIDQSVMVIDKESNVLLANDAAKKFDDKKMIKGISQPKCYELSHSQDHSYNCDQQPWPLIDTFDKQKSVQKIHKYMTPSGEDEYIELTSTPLYNRDNELCAVVELGHNITEHLRIQKVLEEQKDELDYQAHYDALTGLPNRVLFLDRLKHSIDIAKRDNNKIALIFIDLDHFKEINDSIGHHAGDYILKKCAKRLKSMLKNSDTVSRFGGDEFTIILEKIDNDNEIVDIVQRMLHKLQEPYFYEHRKLYSGASIGISIYPENGYSDQELLKNADAAMYEAKEKSRNTYSFYTQAMTQKAHERVVLETKLREALIYNAFTLHYQPIINMQTNKVIGYEALLRWIDLDGTIIYPDAFISIVEEIGLIIDIGKSILNSVFLQAVTWKKINMPFERISINISAKQLKDPDFIPFIEQLLKHTECASEWIEFEIIESFIIGDIVEAIDILEKIRNIGINISLDDFGTGYSSLSYLKKLPIDKLKIDKSFIDDIPIDENDMMITKTIINLAKYMNIDVLAEGVETIEQEKFLIETGCNLAQGYLYDKPLSVKEINKKWNAALDEL, from the coding sequence ATGATTGTTTTTTTTAGCCATACTCTACTCAATATCCGTACAGATGCACTTGTCAACGAGAAATATACCAGTGTTGCCAACGATATACAGTTTAAAACCCAATCATACATTGATGCGAAAAAAGAGTCTATTTTATTTATTGCACTCTCTCTGGCACAGGATGATCGATACATCAATGCGCTTGCATCATCAGCTAAACCAAATTTTGATCTGGATACGTTTATAGAAAACCTACGTCTTAATACAGACTATCAAAATGTATGGATACAGGTCTCTGATGAAAAAGGAATAAGTTTATACAGGAGTTGGACCGACAAAAATGGTGATGATCTTAGTAAAGTGCGTAAAGACATTATCCAAATGATCCATGATCCAAAAGTCAGGTCAACTATAAGTACAGGCATTTATGATATGACTTTTAAAGCGATGGTTCCCATACTGAAAGATGGCAAATATATGGGCACTATCGAAGTCATCTCAAAATTTAACTCTATTTCCAGACAATTGTCCAATATAGGATATGAATCTGTATTACTTGTCGACAGAGCCTATACGGATCAGATCAAGAGACCTTTCACAAAAATGTTTTTGGATGATTACTATATTGCGAATTTAAATGCTTCGGAGTCAAATCGACACTATATTCAGAATTTTGGCATTGAAAAACTATTGCATGACAAAAACACCTATATCATTGATCAAAAGCATAATCAATTTATCACCAAATATGTACAAAAAGATATCAATGGCAAGGATATGGCATATTTTATTTTATTCTATCCATTAGATAAGATCGATCTAAGTCATATCAACTTTTTTCACAATGCGATATTACTTTTTATCTCTTTATTGATCATCGGTATATATCTGGTGTTGCAATTGCTTAGATCCAAACATAAAAAAGAAAAGACCGATCTGAAGAATCAACTCTTATCAAAAGAGATTGAAGAGAAAAATAATGAATTGGAAGAACAACATGACTTTTTACAGAAAGTGATTAATGGTATAGACCAATCTGTTATGGTTATAGATAAAGAATCTAATGTTCTCTTGGCAAATGATGCAGCTAAAAAATTCGATGATAAAAAAATGATAAAAGGGATATCACAACCTAAATGCTATGAATTATCACATTCTCAAGATCATAGTTATAACTGTGACCAACAACCATGGCCACTTATAGATACATTTGATAAACAAAAAAGTGTACAGAAGATTCATAAGTATATGACTCCTTCAGGAGAGGATGAGTACATTGAATTAACATCGACACCACTCTATAACAGAGATAATGAACTCTGTGCCGTTGTAGAATTAGGCCACAATATCACAGAGCACTTGAGAATACAAAAAGTACTTGAAGAACAAAAAGATGAGCTTGATTATCAAGCACATTATGATGCTTTGACCGGACTTCCAAATAGAGTACTCTTCTTGGATCGATTAAAGCATTCGATAGATATTGCAAAACGTGACAACAATAAAATTGCATTGATCTTTATCGATCTGGACCATTTTAAAGAGATCAATGACTCCATAGGCCATCATGCAGGAGATTACATTCTTAAAAAGTGTGCAAAAAGACTGAAATCTATGTTGAAAAACAGTGATACAGTATCAAGGTTCGGAGGTGATGAGTTTACCATTATCCTGGAAAAGATCGATAATGATAATGAGATCGTCGATATCGTACAACGCATGCTTCATAAACTCCAGGAACCTTACTTTTATGAACACAGAAAATTGTACAGTGGCGCGAGTATCGGGATAAGCATTTATCCGGAAAATGGATACAGCGATCAAGAGTTACTCAAGAACGCAGATGCGGCTATGTACGAAGCAAAAGAAAAAAGTAGAAATACCTACAGTTTCTATACACAAGCTATGACACAAAAAGCACATGAAAGAGTGGTTCTGGAGACTAAGCTAAGAGAAGCGCTTATATACAATGCATTTACACTGCATTATCAACCTATCATCAATATGCAAACAAATAAGGTGATAGGATATGAGGCACTGCTTCGCTGGATAGACTTAGATGGTACTATCATATATCCAGACGCCTTTATATCGATCGTGGAAGAGATAGGACTCATCATTGATATAGGAAAATCCATATTAAATAGTGTTTTTTTACAAGCTGTCACATGGAAAAAAATAAATATGCCGTTTGAACGGATATCCATTAATATCTCTGCAAAACAGTTAAAAGACCCTGACTTTATACCTTTTATTGAACAACTGCTGAAACATACTGAATGTGCATCTGAATGGATAGAATTTGAGATCATTGAAAGTTTTATCATTGGAGATATTGTTGAAGCGATAGATATACTGGAAAAGATCAGAAACATAGGTATCAACATCAGTTTGGACGATTTTGGTACAGGGTATTCATCATTATCCTATCTTAAAAAACTTCCGATCGACAAACTCAAAATAGACAAATCCTTCATCGATGACATACCCATTGATGAAAATGATATGATGATCACAAAGACCATTATCAATCTCGCAAAATATATGAATATCGATGTCCTGGCTGAAGGTGTTGAAACCATAGAACAAGAGAAGTTTTTGATA
- a CDS encoding SHOCT domain-containing protein yields MDFIGHGWGMGFGMWFLPVLLIIIVIYFLKDNSKNEEKHSSAQDILDKRYAGGEIDTEEYKEKSDVLKKRK; encoded by the coding sequence ATGGATTTTATCGGACATGGTTGGGGTATGGGTTTTGGTATGTGGTTTTTACCGGTATTGCTGATCATCATTGTCATCTATTTTTTAAAAGATAACAGTAAAAATGAAGAAAAACACTCTTCTGCACAGGATATACTTGATAAACGCTATGCCGGTGGAGAGATAGATACAGAGGAGTATAAAGAAAAGAGTGATGTCCTCAAAAAAAGAAAATGA
- a CDS encoding alkene reductase translates to MNLFSELTIGKSTLKNRIIMAPMTRCRAVEKNCANDLMATYYAQRASAGLIITEASQISPLGVGYRNTPGIHTDAQIEGWKKVTAAVHENGGIIYLQLWHVGRVSHSSFLNGQLPVAPSAVKIDGKHYTPEGMQPYETPRALEVHEIKEIVKTYAQAATNAMKAGFDGIEIHGANGYLIDQFIKDGTNKRTDAYGGGIENRSRFLFEVVSAVCEAIGSEKTALRLSPSGTFNSMTDTDPHGDFTYICKKLNDHDLAYLHVIDALDEDIRHGANVVELQALRNAYKGILITNGAYDKSRGNEAIENNLADAVAYGTLYIANPDLPRRFEIDAPLATADPHTFYTHDEKGYTDYKSLER, encoded by the coding sequence ATGAATTTATTTTCAGAATTAACCATAGGAAAGAGCACTTTAAAAAATAGGATCATCATGGCGCCTATGACACGATGTAGAGCGGTAGAGAAGAACTGTGCCAATGATCTTATGGCTACCTATTATGCCCAGAGAGCAAGTGCAGGGCTTATCATTACTGAGGCATCACAGATATCTCCTTTGGGGGTAGGGTACCGAAATACGCCTGGTATCCATACTGATGCACAGATAGAGGGATGGAAAAAAGTCACTGCAGCAGTACATGAAAATGGTGGGATCATCTATCTGCAATTATGGCATGTGGGCAGGGTCTCCCATTCCTCTTTCTTAAATGGCCAACTTCCTGTAGCGCCATCGGCTGTAAAAATTGATGGCAAACATTATACCCCTGAAGGCATGCAGCCATATGAGACACCAAGAGCACTAGAGGTTCATGAGATCAAAGAGATCGTAAAAACCTATGCGCAGGCAGCTACGAATGCCATGAAAGCGGGTTTTGATGGCATAGAGATACATGGAGCAAATGGCTACCTGATAGACCAGTTCATCAAGGATGGCACCAATAAGAGAACCGATGCGTATGGCGGAGGTATAGAAAACAGAAGCAGATTTCTCTTTGAAGTTGTTTCAGCTGTCTGTGAGGCTATAGGCAGTGAGAAAACAGCTCTTAGACTTTCACCCAGCGGTACATTCAACAGTATGACCGATACCGATCCCCATGGAGACTTCACCTATATTTGTAAAAAACTGAATGATCATGATCTGGCATATCTACATGTCATTGATGCACTGGATGAAGATATCAGACACGGTGCCAATGTAGTGGAGCTTCAAGCACTTCGAAATGCATACAAAGGGATATTGATCACCAATGGTGCATACGATAAATCAAGAGGTAACGAAGCCATAGAGAACAATCTTGCAGATGCTGTTGCATACGGTACATTATACATTGCAAATCCTGATCTGCCTAGACGTTTTGAAATTGATGCGCCTTTGGCTACAGCGGATCCCCATACATTCTATACACACGATGAGAAAGGGTATACAGACTATAAAAGTTTGGAACGTTAG